The following are encoded together in the Drosophila sechellia strain sech25 chromosome 3R, ASM438219v1, whole genome shotgun sequence genome:
- the LOC6607794 gene encoding allatostatin-A — protein MNSLHAHLLLLAVCCVGYIASSPVIGQDQRSGDSDADVLLAADEMTDNGGDNIDKRVERYAFGLGRRAYMYSNGGPGMKRLPVYNFGLGKRSRPYSFGLGKRSDYDYDQDNEIDYRVPPANYLAAERAVRPGRQNKRTTRPQPFNFGLGRR, from the exons ATGAACTCCCTTCACGCCCACCTCCTGCTGCTGGCAGTTTGCTGCGTCGGCTACATCGCCAGCTCCCCGGTAATTGGCCAGGATCAGCGCAGTGGCGACAGCGATGCCGATGTCCTGCTGGCCGCCGACGAGATGACCGACAACGGAGGCGACAACATCGACAAGCGGGTGGAGCGGTACGCCTTCGGTCTGGGACGACGGGCCTATATGTACTCGAACGGCGGACCGGGCATGAAGCGCCTGCCGGTCTATAACTTCGGTCTGGGCAAGAGGTCTCGTCCCTACTCCTTCGGACTGGGCAAACGCAGCGACTACGACTACGACCAGGACAACGAGATCGACTACAGAGTGCCGCCAGCGAACTACTTGGCAGCCGAGCGTGCTG TGCGACCTGGACGACAGAACAAGCGAACGACGCGTCCGCAACCCTTCAACTTTGGCCTGGGCCGACGTTAA